AAATTAAGGAAACGAGAACCATCAACCCAATTTGCAATATTCGCATTAGGTTCTTTCTTAAATTCTTTAGGTAGCCATTCTCTTCTTTCAACAATTGCTTGTCCTCTCGTATCATCATTATTTATAGCAATAGTTACATAATATTTAGAAGTTTTAAAGAAACTTGAATCGATTGCCATAGCTACAGCCATAGGATCATGCAGTTGCATATAACCAAAAAGATTAACTAAATTTTTCATAATTTTTGCAGCAAATTGATGAATCTCAGATGAAGATGTAGCCATTTTTTCATAAATATCTTTTGTTATTATTGCTTTAGGGTCTGTTGTTACATCAAGTCCAACAGCAGTTATTGGAATACCAGATTCAAAAACGATTTTTGCAGCTTCTGGATCTGTATAAAAATTAAATTCTGAAACTGGTGTTGCATTTCCAATGCCATAAGGTGTTAATCCAAAGGCCCCTCCCATTAAGATCAACTCTTTAACTCTTTTAGCTATTTTTGGCTCAAGAAGTAATGATGTTGCAATATTTGTTAATGGTCCAGTTGCAATTAAAGTGATTTCATTTTGCTTCGAACTCATAATAGTATCTATAATAAATTTTACTCCATTTCCTTCATTCGGTTTTCTCGAAGGCATTGGAATATTTGCATCTCCAAGTCCATCCGATCCATGTACCCACTCTGCAGTTATTAATGGTCTAAGTAAAGGCTTATCTTGACCAATATAAACTGGAATATCTTCTTTAATTTTAAGAATATTTAATGTTCTTAATGCATTAATAGCTCCTTTATTAGCATGTACATTTCCAGAAACAATAGTTATGCCTAAAATATCTAATTCAGGGGAACGAAAAGCTAAAAGTATCGCTAAAGCATCATCTATACCTGGATCCATATCAAGAATAACTTTCTTCTTCATATTCTTCATAATTAAAAGGAAGGTGAAAATTTAAATATTTTTACTTAATTGCTTATTTGAGAAAAATTTCAAAAAATAAACATATGAATTTAAAAATTATTACTGTGGCTTAATCTAAATTATTTACATAATTATGTTAAATTTCTTGTAAAGAATGTAATATAATCGAAAAAATTAACGTGAATTAGTATAAGATTTTTAAATTTTTAATTAAGCTATATTATTAAAAAGAAACTAGAATAGATAAAATTTAAATATTTTACTTAGCAGTATTTTTAATGAGGCGATTGTATGGAAGAAAAAGAGAAAGAAATAGTTCCAACAGGAGCAAAAATTTTAGCTGTAGTTATGATTCCAACAATAGCAGCACTTAATTATGTAGGTGGAGTTATAGTCGAACTTACAAAGGCTCCAATATGGGGGGATACTTGGGCTACAATACTTGGAACATTAATTTCTGGCTTTTGGGTTGGTGCTATTGGCGGTTTCTTATACAATATAATTATGGCGCTTACTTTATGGGGTTTGCCTGCATGGATATGGGGCACTGCTAATGTAGTAATAGCTCTTATTACATGGGTTTCTATAAAGTTAGGTTGGACTGATCTTAAAAAACCATTAAAACTTATAATACCATGCCTTATCTTTGGTTTTATCTATCCAATATATACAACTGCTATATGGGTTTTAATATTTGGTGGAGGGCCTATCTATAAGCCATTACCAGCTGCTGTGTATGCTTCAGTTCTTGCAAGCACAGGAGACTTTTGGTTAGCAAATTATGTAGAAAATATGATAACCGAAATTCCAGATAAAATAATCTCATTTATTGTAGCATTAATTATTGCAAGCAGAGTGCCAAAAAAATTCATATTAACAAAACAACGTAGTTAAATTATCCCTATCTTTTTTTATGGAGTGAATAATATTGAGTTCTATTGGAACAAGTTTACTTCGTAGAAGTATTGTTGTTAAGGAAACTTTAATACATAAAGCTGATCCCCGAACTAAATTTATTTTTTTCTTATGGATATCGATTTTTGCTTATATTTTTTATGATTATGTTTTAACAGTAATTTTCCTAATTGGAATTATGATTTTAGCTTTAATAGGGAAAGTTCTTAAGAGAATTCTTTTAAGTGTAGCTGTAATTGTTCTTCCATGGATAGCTTTAGGTGTGCCAATACTTTCAGTATTATTTCCTTGGAATTCAACTTTAATTTATAAACTTGAAATTTTTGGATGGCAAATTCCTTTTTATTATGAAGGACTTGCATGGGGATTAACTTGGCCATTAAGAATAGGTGTTTGTATTACTTCAGCTCTTCTTTTCTATCTTACAACAAATCCTGCAAGCTTAATAGCTTTATTATTTAAGTTTAAATTACCCTTTCGTTTTATATATGCTTTTGCAGCTGCGACTCAACTAATTCCATTGCTTGTTGATGAAGCTGGAACTATTTATCAAGCTCAACTTTCAAGAGGTTTACGTACAGATGTAGGAATAATAAAAAGAATATGGAATTTCTTGATTTTAATTATTCCATTAACTCTTAGTTCTCTTACTAAAGTTCAAATAAGAGCGATAGCATTAGAATCTAGAGGTTTTAGTGCTCCAGTAATTAAAACTTGTTTATATGATATAAAATTTAAAAAAATAGATTATATATTTTTCATAGGAATGATTATTACTACATTAATACTAATTTATGTATATATTGTCTATGGTTTCTCACCAATAGTACATTTAAAACAATACTTTATTGCAGGGTGAAAAATTTGTCTAAAGAAGAAGTTATATTTTTTAAAAATTTTTCATATTCATATCCAACAAAAAGAAATGTCCTAATCGATATAAATCTTAAAGTATATAGAGGAGAAGTTTTAGGAATAATTGGACCAAATGGAGCTGGAAAATCAACCCTTTGCAAATCATTAAATGGTTTAGTTCCTCATTTTTATGGTGGAACTATTAAAGGAAGTGTTATAGTAGCTGGTATGGACACATTAGAGCATACAGTTGCAGAACTTTCAACAAAAGTAGGGCTCGTATTTCAAGAACCTGAAAATCAACTTTCAGGACTTGCTTTAACAGTAGAAGAAGAAGTTGGTTTCGGGCTTTCAATGCTTGGCTTTCCAAAGGAACTTATAAAAGAAAGAGTTAAAGAAGCAATCGAGAAAGTTGGACTTAAAGGATTAGAGAAAAGATCACCATTTGAATTAAGTGGTGGACAACAACAAAGGCTTGCTATAGCTACTGTTTTAGCAATGAAACCAGAAATAATGGTGCTTGATGAACCTACAGCTTTACTTGATCCTATAGGAAAATATGAAGTTTTTTCAGTATTAAAAGAATTAATTACAGAAGGTTCAACAATTGTAATAGCGGAACATGAAATTGAAGAACTTGCATATTTGACTGATCGTATTCTTTTTCTTAAAGAAGGTAAAATAATTTCTTTAGATAATGCTAGAAATGTTTTATCAGAAATATCTAAACTTAAGGAAGCAGGAATAGATCCTCCTTCAGTTACAGAATTAACTTATTTATTGGAAAAAGAATTAGGAATTAAATTTGACCAATACCCAATTACATTGTCAGAAGCAATAAAACTTTATAGTGAGGTGTTGAAAGTAAAATGAGGAATACGATAATTAAAGTTGAGAATGTTTGGTTTAAATATAATGAAGAAGTTACAGCACTTAAAGGTGTGAATTTAGAAATTAAAGAAGGGGAAATAGTTGCTCTTATAGGACAAAATGGAGGAGGAAAAACAACATTAGCTAAACATTTAAATGGGCTTCTTAAACCTACAAAAGGTAGAGTGATTGTAAAAGATTTAGATACAAGAAATACCCCTGTGCACATACTTACTAATATAGTAGGATATGTATTCCAAAATCCTACTCATCAAATTTTTACAAGTAAAGTTTATGATGAAGTAGCTTATGGCCCAAAGAACCAAGGATTATCTCAAGAAGATATTGGAAAAAGAGTAAAAATGGCTTTAGAAATGGTTGGTCTAACAGGATATGAAGATACTCATCCACATGATTTAAATTATGGACAAATGAAGTTACTTACGATTGCCTCTATAATTGCTATGCAACCTGAAGTTTATGTCTTAGATGAGCCAACAAGTGGGCAGGATCATAATGGACGTAGGGCTATTGCAGAGCTTATTTTAAAATTAAATAAAGAAGGTAAAACAGTTATTGTTATTACTCATGACATGAAATTTGTTGCACAAGTAGCTGAAAGAACTATTTTAATGGCTAATGGAGAAATAATAGGAGATAGTTCAACACGAGACCTTCTATTAAATATAGACTTATTGGAAAAAGCTGCAATAAAACCTCCGCAAATAGCCCAATTATGTATTGAGCTTAAAAAATTTGGCTTAAACTTTAATTGTTTAACAATTGATGAAGCTTTAAAAGCTTTTAGTCAATATATTAAGAGGTAAAGAATCCTATATAATTTATTTAATATTTCTTATTCTTATTAAAAAGTAACAAATTCCTCATTCATGTAAGGTAAAAGGTAAATCATAAATTCCATGAGATTTAGCAAATGCCATAACTTCTTTTATGCTTGGTAATCCAGTTTGTGCTCCTTTTTTTGTTACTTTTAATGAAGCAACAATATTAGCAAATCTTACAGCTTCTCTTATATCGATATCAAGAGATATTGCAACTGCTAAAGCTCCATTAAAAGCATCTCCTGCTCCTACAGTATCTACCACTTTCACATCATAAGACGGTATAAGCTCATGATCATCAGCAGTTACAATCATAGCACCTCTTTTTCCAAGAGTAACAATTACACAACCTACTCCTTTTGATATTAATGATTTAGCAGCTTTTATTAAAGAAGAATCATCATCAATTTTCATTCCACTTAATTTTTCAAGCTCACCTTTATTTGGTGTTAAGAAATCAATATTGCAATAAACTTTTTCATCGAGATGATAAGCTGGTGCAGGATTTAATATTGTTTTCTTCCCCATTTCTTTTGCAAAATTTATTGCAAATTCAGCTGTTTTTGTTGGTATTTCTAATTGAGTTAAAACTACTTTTGAAGAAGATAATGCTTCCTTAGCTTCTTTAATATCTTCTTCTGAGATTAACATATCAACACCTGGAGCTACTACTATCATATCTTCACCTTTTGCATCCACATAGATTAAAGCAATACCACTATGCGATCTTGGATCTTTCTTTATATAATCAGTTCTTACACCATTCTTCCTTGCATTTTCAATAAGACTTTCGCCAATAAAATCATTTCCAACTTTACTAATAAAATAACATGTAGCACCTAAACGGGATGCTGCTACTGCTTGATTAGCACCTTTTCCTCCAGGAGCAGTTATAAAACCGCTGCCTAGTACAGTCTCTCCAATTTTAGGAAACCTATCAACATATACAATAAAATCCATATGTGAAGTTCCAATAACAGTTAATATAGCTTCTTTCATGATAAAAATTAAGAAAATTAATAAATTTAAAATTTTATCATCAATTATAAAAAAAAGAAAATTTTAAATCTTACTTTTTAAACCTTTATATTTAAATTGTTTTTCATATAATTGTTTCACTTTAATTATAGTATCTACTTCTTTAGGAGATTTGTCTTCTCTTATTCTAATTATTCTAGCAAATCTTAAAGCATATCCACTTTTATACTTTGGGCTTTTTTGAATTTCATTAAATGCAACCTCTACAACTATTTCAGGTTTAACCCATACTGTATGTTCTGTCTCATGAATTTTTATTTCTAAAAGTTTTTTAGTAATTTCTTCAAATTCCTTATCTGTTAATCCTTTAAATGTTTTTCCAATAATTTCATATTCATCATTTTCTTCATTATATGCTGCTAAATAATAATCACTTAACCAACCTGTTCTCCTTCCATAACCCCAGTCTGCTCCAACTATAACTAAATCCAATGTTTCTGCAGGTTTTATTTTAAACCATTTTTTCCCTCTTTTTCCAATTTCATATTTGCTATTTAATGATTTAGCCATTAATCCTTCATGCCCTTCTTCAATTGCTTTTTTTAAAAAATTTTCTGCTTCAATTAAATCGCTAGTTATTATTCTATTCACTAATATTTCTTTATCACATATTGATGATAATATTTTCCATCTTTCTTCATAATTTTTATCTATAATTGATTCTCCATTATAATACATTATATCAAAAAGAAATAATTTAACAGGAATTTCTTTAATAATTTCATCTATATTCTTTATCCTTTTAAATCTTCTCATTAAATCTTGGAATGGAAGGGGTTTGCCATTTTTATCTATTCCAATTACTTCTCCATCAATAATAAATTCTTCTCCTTTAATTTTTTCTTTAATTATTTCAATTATATCTGGCAAGCTTTCAGTTACATCGCTTAATCTTCTACTAAAGATTCTTATTTTATTATTTTTCTTATGAATTTGAACTCTTGCTCCATCTAATTTATATTCTAAAGCTGTTTTTCCACCATGTTCCTTAAAAACTTCTTTTAAATCATAACTCACTTCAGCTAACATAGGTTTAATCGGTTGAAATATTTCAATTCCTATATTCAAAATTCCTTCTTTACCTTTTGTTAAAGCAACTTCAGCAATTTTTCCAAGATCTCCAATAAACATGTATGCTCGTCTAATATATCTTTCATCTATATTTGTTGCATGAGCTATAGCTTCTATCATTAATCCATCACTTACACCATGTTGCATTTCTCCAAAAATATTCTTTATTAACCATTTTATTTCTAATGGAGATGCTTGAGAAATTAAACTTAACAATAAATCTTTCTTTTTTTGTTTTGAACCAGGACCACTAATAGAGGCTATTTTCTCAAAATAATTTTTAACATTTTTTATAGTTAAGTATTGTTTTATAAGAGTTTCTTGCTTTTTTTTATTAAGTATATTCATTAATGTAGCATAACTTATTCCAAGAGGTTCAGTAAGAGTTTCTGGAAAATTCCAACCAATTATTAAAAGCACAGCTGGAGCTATTTCGTCTGGTTTCAATTTTTTTAAAAAATTACATATCATATCTATTTTTCCAAGTCTTTTAGTTGTTTTTGAAAGATTTTCGCATAATTGAGCTACTTCAAGAAATGATGTTTCTTCCATTTAATATTATACTCTTTTTTACTATAATTTAACTTTTTACTTAATGCATGATAGTTTACAATTTATAAATTTAAAAAATTGAAAGAATATATTTATGGCTTGAGGATTTAAAAGCATCTCTATAGAAACTTTCTATGTAGCTGGAGACGCAAGATATTCGCTGGCTACGTTAAAATATGATATTGTCAATTTAAGCAAGAAAACTTGTATAGTATCACTAAGAAAAAAAGATCCCACTATGATAGACAGCTTAAAAAGAAAGAATCATTTTTTAAAGTATTTACAGTTTATACGATGTTCCTTTCTTTATTTTATTGATAAAATAAGTCTTATCAAAAATCACTTTATGATTATTGATAATGATAACTAGTAGTTGAAACCTTTTTATATTAGATTTTAAATTAAATAATTAGAATGGAATGATAAATAAGAATTTAAAAGAAGGATTAAGATGGATTGAACAAGCTGAAGCAGATTTAAAAACAGCTAAAGATTGTCTTAAAGATGGGAACTATTATGCTTCAGCTTTTTTTGCTCAACAATGTGCTGAAAAAGCATTAAAAGGTTTTTTATTTTTTAAAGGTTTTAGAGCTTTAATAACTCACTCAGTTTTAGAGCTTCTTGAAAAATCATCCGAATTTGAAAATTCATTTAATGATTTTTTAGATTGTGGTAGAGAACTTGATAGACACTATATTGGTTCTAGATATCCAAACTTTTATCCTTCTGGAGCACCTTATAAATATTATACAAGAGAGATGGCTGAAAAATGTTTAAATTGTGCAGAGTTGATCTTAAAGGAATCCAAAAAATTTTTGAAGGAATAGAAAATTATAAAAAAATTGTTATTAAAGAAATCAATCCAAAA
The DNA window shown above is from Nitrososphaerota archaeon and carries:
- the rbsK gene encoding ribokinase; the encoded protein is MKEAILTVIGTSHMDFIVYVDRFPKIGETVLGSGFITAPGGKGANQAVAASRLGATCYFISKVGNDFIGESLIENARKNGVRTDYIKKDPRSHSGIALIYVDAKGEDMIVVAPGVDMLISEEDIKEAKEALSSSKVVLTQLEIPTKTAEFAINFAKEMGKKTILNPAPAYHLDEKVYCNIDFLTPNKGELEKLSGMKIDDDSSLIKAAKSLISKGVGCVIVTLGKRGAMIVTADDHELIPSYDVKVVDTVGAGDAFNGALAVAISLDIDIREAVRFANIVASLKVTKKGAQTGLPSIKEVMAFAKSHGIYDLPFTLHE
- a CDS encoding ATP-binding cassette domain-containing protein, with amino-acid sequence MRNTIIKVENVWFKYNEEVTALKGVNLEIKEGEIVALIGQNGGGKTTLAKHLNGLLKPTKGRVIVKDLDTRNTPVHILTNIVGYVFQNPTHQIFTSKVYDEVAYGPKNQGLSQEDIGKRVKMALEMVGLTGYEDTHPHDLNYGQMKLLTIASIIAMQPEVYVLDEPTSGQDHNGRRAIAELILKLNKEGKTVIVITHDMKFVAQVAERTILMANGEIIGDSSTRDLLLNIDLLEKAAIKPPQIAQLCIELKKFGLNFNCLTIDEALKAFSQYIKR
- a CDS encoding ABC transporter ATP-binding protein, whose amino-acid sequence is MSKEEVIFFKNFSYSYPTKRNVLIDINLKVYRGEVLGIIGPNGAGKSTLCKSLNGLVPHFYGGTIKGSVIVAGMDTLEHTVAELSTKVGLVFQEPENQLSGLALTVEEEVGFGLSMLGFPKELIKERVKEAIEKVGLKGLEKRSPFELSGGQQQRLAIATVLAMKPEIMVLDEPTALLDPIGKYEVFSVLKELITEGSTIVIAEHEIEELAYLTDRILFLKEGKIISLDNARNVLSEISKLKEAGIDPPSVTELTYLLEKELGIKFDQYPITLSEAIKLYSEVLKVK
- a CDS encoding HEPN domain-containing protein, translating into MINKNLKEGLRWIEQAEADLKTAKDCLKDGNYYASAFFAQQCAEKALKGFLFFKGFRALITHSVLELLEKSSEFENSFNDFLDCGRELDRHYIGSRYPNFYPSGAPYKYYTREMAEKCLNCAELILKESKKFLKE
- a CDS encoding ATP-dependent DNA ligase, translating into MEETSFLEVAQLCENLSKTTKRLGKIDMICNFLKKLKPDEIAPAVLLIIGWNFPETLTEPLGISYATLMNILNKKKQETLIKQYLTIKNVKNYFEKIASISGPGSKQKKKDLLLSLISQASPLEIKWLIKNIFGEMQHGVSDGLMIEAIAHATNIDERYIRRAYMFIGDLGKIAEVALTKGKEGILNIGIEIFQPIKPMLAEVSYDLKEVFKEHGGKTALEYKLDGARVQIHKKNNKIRIFSRRLSDVTESLPDIIEIIKEKIKGEEFIIDGEVIGIDKNGKPLPFQDLMRRFKRIKNIDEIIKEIPVKLFLFDIMYYNGESIIDKNYEERWKILSSICDKEILVNRIITSDLIEAENFLKKAIEEGHEGLMAKSLNSKYEIGKRGKKWFKIKPAETLDLVIVGADWGYGRRTGWLSDYYLAAYNEENDEYEIIGKTFKGLTDKEFEEITKKLLEIKIHETEHTVWVKPEIVVEVAFNEIQKSPKYKSGYALRFARIIRIREDKSPKEVDTIIKVKQLYEKQFKYKGLKSKI
- a CDS encoding nucleoside hydrolase, which translates into the protein MKKKVILDMDPGIDDALAILLAFRSPELDILGITIVSGNVHANKGAINALRTLNILKIKEDIPVYIGQDKPLLRPLITAEWVHGSDGLGDANIPMPSRKPNEGNGVKFIIDTIMSSKQNEITLIATGPLTNIATSLLLEPKIAKRVKELILMGGAFGLTPYGIGNATPVSEFNFYTDPEAAKIVFESGIPITAVGLDVTTDPKAIITKDIYEKMATSSSEIHQFAAKIMKNLVNLFGYMQLHDPMAVAMAIDSSFFKTSKYYVTIAINNDDTRGQAIVERREWLPKEFKKEPNANIANWVDGSRFLNFFLERIK
- a CDS encoding energy-coupling factor transporter transmembrane component T — translated: MSSIGTSLLRRSIVVKETLIHKADPRTKFIFFLWISIFAYIFYDYVLTVIFLIGIMILALIGKVLKRILLSVAVIVLPWIALGVPILSVLFPWNSTLIYKLEIFGWQIPFYYEGLAWGLTWPLRIGVCITSALLFYLTTNPASLIALLFKFKLPFRFIYAFAAATQLIPLLVDEAGTIYQAQLSRGLRTDVGIIKRIWNFLILIIPLTLSSLTKVQIRAIALESRGFSAPVIKTCLYDIKFKKIDYIFFIGMIITTLILIYVYIVYGFSPIVHLKQYFIAG